A genome region from Carya illinoinensis cultivar Pawnee chromosome 2, C.illinoinensisPawnee_v1, whole genome shotgun sequence includes the following:
- the LOC122294588 gene encoding protein SINE3 isoform X2 has product MKEVPTPRKEQARPSEHLDRRSKESSSKKLPKSFLMAVNPALSASSESLVTSALTPSSTVTVDMEGSGHLHETFELGGSKISSVEAEIAVDFLKRSRFQVLKSADVDPQSKRIMDAIIEIVIDELHLRPEEKDHFAELVIMKTQILLLCFFLWILAVAVAFFFGSAIQNSSSGPLPT; this is encoded by the exons ATGAAGGAGGTCCCAACACCACGGAAGGAACAGGCTCGTCCCTCAGAGCACTTGGATCGGAGATCCAAAGAATCCTCGTCGAAGAAGCTACCAAAG AGCTTCTTGATGGCTGTGAACCCGGCTCTTTCTGCTTCATCAGAATCACTGGTAACTTCCGCCCTTACTCCGTCGTCCACAGTCACAGTTGACATGGAGGGATCGGGACACCTTCACGAAACCTTCGAGCTGGGCGGTTCCAAGATAAGCTCTGTGGAGGCGGAGATCGCGGTCGATTTTCTCAAAAGAAGTCGGTTTCAGGTCCTGAAGTCGGCGGATGTAGATCCTCAATCTAAGAGGATTATGGATGCAATAATCGAGATCGTTATTGACGAGTTACACCTTCGGCCAGAAGAGAAAGACCACTTCGCCGAACTCGTTATCATGAAAACTCAGATTCTTCTCCTCTGTTTCTTCTTGTGGATCCTTGCCGTGGCAGTAGCTTTCTTCTTCGGTTCAGCGATCCAAAACTCTTCCAGCGGACCTCTTCCAACCTGA
- the LOC122294588 gene encoding protein SINE3 isoform X1 — protein sequence MKEVPTPRKEQARPSEHLDRRSKESSSKKLPKTVKKSLNAAFTSLSEDVTPSTKESLDLFSISEIAGSDHIGEESFLMAVNPALSASSESLVTSALTPSSTVTVDMEGSGHLHETFELGGSKISSVEAEIAVDFLKRSRFQVLKSADVDPQSKRIMDAIIEIVIDELHLRPEEKDHFAELVIMKTQILLLCFFLWILAVAVAFFFGSAIQNSSSGPLPT from the exons ATGAAGGAGGTCCCAACACCACGGAAGGAACAGGCTCGTCCCTCAGAGCACTTGGATCGGAGATCCAAAGAATCCTCGTCGAAGAAGCTACCAAAG ACCGTGAAGAAAAGCTTAAACGCAGCATTTACGTCGCTTTCCGAAGATGTTACACCATCTACAAAGGAATCTTTGGATTTATTTTCGATTTCTGAGATCGCTGGCTCTGATCACATTGGAGAAGAA AGCTTCTTGATGGCTGTGAACCCGGCTCTTTCTGCTTCATCAGAATCACTGGTAACTTCCGCCCTTACTCCGTCGTCCACAGTCACAGTTGACATGGAGGGATCGGGACACCTTCACGAAACCTTCGAGCTGGGCGGTTCCAAGATAAGCTCTGTGGAGGCGGAGATCGCGGTCGATTTTCTCAAAAGAAGTCGGTTTCAGGTCCTGAAGTCGGCGGATGTAGATCCTCAATCTAAGAGGATTATGGATGCAATAATCGAGATCGTTATTGACGAGTTACACCTTCGGCCAGAAGAGAAAGACCACTTCGCCGAACTCGTTATCATGAAAACTCAGATTCTTCTCCTCTGTTTCTTCTTGTGGATCCTTGCCGTGGCAGTAGCTTTCTTCTTCGGTTCAGCGATCCAAAACTCTTCCAGCGGACCTCTTCCAACCTGA